GGTAAAACAGCCAAAGAAATAGCTAACATCATGGGAATTACTGAAAGATGGGTTAGAACATTGATGAAACGGAAAAAAGATGGCCTATCTGCCAAAGAATTATTGCACAAAAAAGGTCCCAGATCCCCTCATCCAAAAAGAACTAAACCTCACATCGAAGCTTTGGTTATTGAAACTCAACAGAAAACCAACATGGGTCCTAGAAGACTTGCAAGAGAGCTGAAAAGAACCCTCAATCTGAATATATCTTCCTACACCATCAGAAACATCTTACGCAGAAACAACGTTAAAACTAAAAAAGTACGTTCTAGAAACGGAAATAAACGCTACTATGCCAACCTAAACCACTGGGAAGCCCTACAATACTTCCAGATCGATTCAAAACATATAGCAGACGCAAAGACTCTCCCACCAAAAGCATATGCTGCCCTGTTTAAATACAGGCTTCCCAAATACCAATTTACCGCTATCGATATCAAAACAAGAATGAGAATCTTATGCTTCTCCGATGAATGCTCTTTCGCAAATGGCTTCTCCTTCATACTTTACATCGCCTTCCTCATGCGGGCTTTGGGCATCAGACATAGAATGTTCTTCCAAACTGACAACGGGAGCGAATTCGGCGGATCTGAAGAAAGCAGAAAAAGAAAAATATTGCAGGAAAAATTCCTAGAACCCTTAGGCGTTACTCTCCTCTCCATACCAAAAGGAGAAAAAGAAGCCCAAGGTTTTGTGGAACGAAGTCATCGCACCGATGATGAGGAATTCTACATACCTGCACTACCTCACATAACATCCCGAAAGGTCTTTATGACTTCTGCCGCAAGCTGGGTAAAATATTACAATCAAAAACGATCTCATGGAGGCAGAGATATGAACGGGAAAACTCCAAAGGAAAAAATATTTGAACTCTCACTAGTCAGTTCTAAAGCCGCTACTTCCATACCCCCTATACTCTTGGACAAAGTAAACACCTTTATACTAAAAATGGTGGGAGCTCAAAACATCTCCTGGGACTCCCACCATCTCCTTCAACTAATTAAACGGAAGCAATTTGTGGCCCCTTACAGCGAGGTAATTTGTGTTACCGGACAGTGATATTGTCACCCTGTAAGGGGACAGAGAAAATGTCACCATGAGTAGGGGTGACGTATATTTGAGCGAGAAGGAATCCAGGCGTGTATATGTTATGGAGCGGTTGATGGAGGGCGTTGTGACGGTGAAGG
The DNA window shown above is from Thermovirga lienii DSM 17291 and carries:
- a CDS encoding Integrase catalytic region (PFAM: Integrase core domain~InterPro IPR001584~KEGG: adg:Adeg_0482 integrase catalytic region~PFAM: Integrase catalytic region~SPTR: Integrase catalytic region) yields the protein MTSLYQRLKESGNPKAPMEVICDLIEKGKTAKEIANIMGITERWVRTLMKRKKDGLSAKELLHKKGPRSPHPKRTKPHIEALVIETQQKTNMGPRRLARELKRTLNLNISSYTIRNILRRNNVKTKKVRSRNGNKRYYANLNHWEALQYFQIDSKHIADAKTLPPKAYAALFKYRLPKYQFTAIDIKTRMRILCFSDECSFANGFSFILYIAFLMRALGIRHRMFFQTDNGSEFGGSEESRKRKILQEKFLEPLGVTLLSIPKGEKEAQGFVERSHRTDDEEFYIPALPHITSRKVFMTSAASWVKYYNQKRSHGGRDMNGKTPKEKIFELSLVSSKAATSIPPILLDKVNTFILKMVGAQNISWDSHHLLQLIKRKQFVAPYSEVICVTGQ